The following proteins are encoded in a genomic region of Ptychodera flava strain L36383 chromosome 23 unlocalized genomic scaffold, AS_Pfla_20210202 Scaffold_24__1_contigs__length_23054250_pilon, whole genome shotgun sequence:
- the LOC139124840 gene encoding tripartite motif-containing protein 2-like has protein sequence MAAESEDLKQEVERAIKEAEDLLKTDYNLIDRQVEDVIERVRKSGAEQKKLLKKEREPFHQKLEEVKKRLQQCESMQSLVSELQNITPDKCPRFSPLSDLDVPPLGEIGKPADPDKSWVVVQDLPGEIRAKETLHLRVNLRDCEGATLKACKDVVAEVKHGTCEQKLELTVDNSFHSSGPKHGSGHGNGGDNDDNGIDKQSHTCIVSYTPDKSGELSLTVKSRGRHIKGSSELKPVAVLQPWKQSKRMKVSEGRSQGLKPHDVIVSGDSEVILTDLKNKQLWRKNIENDEAKCIDLKSVSPRGIAIDGDKLFITDDGQSRVVVTDLEGKELMPSFGKDELRNPHGIAVRESKVYVVDCNGNCVRIYERSGDGHSYKGCFGCHGKCLGQFRRPKGIAVNGQGQVIVSDSENNRVQVFDPDGNFLFDIHGTGEEDEHFDNVRRLTTDRDDNIYICDSNNDRVVKFDRFGKYVSTVNSDTDAISKPCCVAVLLTNPRKVVVLDRGSESPLSVYE, from the coding sequence ATGGCAGCTGAAAGTGAAGATTTGAAACAAGAAGTTGAAAGAGCAATCAAAGAAGCAGAAGATCTACTTAAAACTGATTACAATTTGATAGATAGGCAAGTTGAAGATGTCATTGAAAGAGTGCGGAAATCAGGTGCAGAGcagaaaaagttgttgaaaaagGAACGTGAACCGTTTCACCAGAAGTTAGAAGAGGTCAAGAAAAGACTACAACAGTGTGAGAGTATGCAGTCATTGGTTTCTGAGCTGCAGAATATTACACCTGATAAATGTCCAAGATTTTCTCCTTTGAGTGACCTTGATGTCCCACCTCTCGGCGAAATCGGCAAGCCAGCTGACCCAGACAAGTCATGGGTCGTTGTTCAGGATTTGCCGGGTGAAATACGAGCAAAAGAAACATTGCATCTGCGTGTCAACTTGAGAGATTGTGAAGGGGCCACCTTGAAAGCATGCAAGGACGTAGTTGCAGAAGTCAAACATGGCACATGTGAACAAAAATTAGAATTAACAGTTGACAACAGTTTTCATAGTAGTGGTCCAAAACATGGATCTGGCCATGGAAATGGTGGCGACAACGATGATAATGGTATTGACAAGCAAAGtcatacatgtattgtttccTATACCCCAGACAAGTCAGGGGAACTGTCACTCACGGTGAAATCCCGAGGTCGTCACATTAAAGGATCGTCTGAACTCAAACCAGTCGCAGTGCTTCAACCGTGGAAGCAAAGCAAAAGAATGAAGGTTTCTGAAGGAAGATCTCAGGGACTCAAACCCCATGATGTAATTGTCAGCGGTGATAGCGAGGTCATACTGACTGACTTGAAGAACAAACAACTCTGGAGAAAGAATATAGAAAATGATGAAGCAAAGTGCATCGACCTCAAGTCAGTAAGTCCGCGTGGTATCGCCATAGATGGGGATAAATTATTCATTACAGATGACGGTCAAAGTCGTGTCGTCGTGACTGACCTAGAAGGCAAGGAATTAATGCCTTCATTTGGTAAGGACGAGCTAAGAAACCCCCATGGTATTGCAGTTAGGGAGAGTAAAGTGTATGTTGTTGACTGCAATGGCAATTGCGTCCGCATTTATGAAAGGAGTGGTGATGGGCATTCCTACAAAGGGTGCTTTGGTTGCCATGGTAAGTGCCTCGGCCAGTTTCGCCGTCCAAAAGGTATAGCAGTGAATGGTCAAGGGCAGGTGATTGTGTCAGATTCGGAAAACAATCGCGTTCAAGTGTTTGATCCTGATGGCAACTTCCTGTTTGACATCCACGGCACAGGCGAAGAAGACGAGCATTTCGACAACGTCCGGCGGCTTACAACAGACAGGGATGACAACATTTACATATGTGACAGCAACAACGACAGAGTGGTGAAGTTCGATAGATTCGGCAAGTATGTCAGCACAGTGAACTCGGACACGGATGCCATCAGCAAGCCATGCTGCGTAGCTGTGCTTCTGACAAACCCTCGTAAAGTTGTGGTCCTTGATAGGGGCAGTGAGTCACCACTTTCAGTGTACGAATAG